A region of Lycium barbarum isolate Lr01 chromosome 3, ASM1917538v2, whole genome shotgun sequence DNA encodes the following proteins:
- the LOC132629800 gene encoding uncharacterized protein LOC132629800 isoform X1, translated as MVVNKLKEALIFLCKGQFWRMAVMWTISLILSYLQVFAQRHYLRKSKFYERSSPFLSTASSNPAIASIKKPICIITGASSGLGAAVSYALAKEGYYVVVAGRSLHSLSKIVSEIQEHIDDASVKAFQVDLSSYKSILSFKHALQQWLLDSDLHCSVQLLINNAGILATSYRITAEQCDQMMSTNYIGPFCLTKLLLPLLEQSPGPSRVVNVTSFTHRNVSSMEVAGETISGQYFSKLSLYPFAQVYEYSKLCVLLFTYELHRQVCLVEKSHSISVIAADPGAVKTNIMREIPSCLSWFAFYILKLLGLLQSPEVGIDSVLDAVHAPPETSGVYFFGGNGRTLRSSRLSYNSKLAKDLWDDSSQIFLERQLVYQDTT; from the exons ATGGTGGTAAATAAGTTAAAAGAGGCTTTAATCTTTCTATGCAAAGGACAATTCTGGAGAATGGCTGTTATGTGGACTATCTCTCTCATCCTATCATACCTGCAGGTGTTTGCCCAAAGGCATTACTTGCGGAAATCCAAATTCTATGAGCGTTCTTCACCATTTTTGTCTACAGCATCATCTAATCCTGCTATTGCTTCTATCAAAAAGCCAATTTGCATAATTACAGGT GCCTCATCTGGTTTAGGTGCTGCTGTTTCCTATGCCCTTGCTAAAGAaggttattatgttgttgttg CTGGAAGATCATTGCACTCATTGTCAAAG ATTGTGTCTGAAATCCAAGAACACATAGATGATGCTAGTGTAAAAGCTTTTCAGGTTGATTTGTCATCATACAAGTCAATCTTGAGCTTCAAACACGCCCTTCAACAGTGGCTATTGGACTCAGATTTGCATTGCTCTGTCCAGCTCCTAATAAATAATGCTGGAATCCTTGCCACATCGTACAGAATCACTGCAGAACAATGTGATCA GATGATGTCAACTAATTATATTGGTCCATTTTGTCTTACAAAACTGCTTTTGCCGCTGCTAGAACAGAGCCCTGGCCCTTCTCGTGTTGTTAATGTTACTTCATTCACTCATCGGAATG TGTCTAGCATGGAGGTCGCTGGAGAAACAATATCTGGGCAGTATTTTTCAAAATTAAGTTTGTATCCATTTGCTCAAGTGTATGAGTATTCCAAAT TATGCGTTCTGCTCTTCACATATGAGCTTCATCGGCAAGTTTGTCTGGTGGAGAAATCTCATAGTATCTCTGTCAT TGCTGCAGATCCTGGAGCAGTGAAAACCAACATTATGCGAGAAATTCCTTCATGCCTCTCATGGTTTGCGTTCTACATTTTGAAACTTTTGGGGCTTTTGCAGTCTCCTGAAGTAGGGATTGACTCTGTTCTAGATGCAGTACATGCGCCCCCA GAAACCTCGGGAGTATACTTCTTTGGAGGAAATGGTAGAACTCTAAGATCTTCTCGGCTTTCTTATAACTCCAAACTTGCAAAGGATCTCTGGGATGATTCATCTCAAATTTTCCTTGAACGACAGCTTGTTTATCAGGATACAACTTGA
- the LOC132629800 gene encoding uncharacterized protein LOC132629800 isoform X2, with protein sequence MVVNKLKEALIFLCKGQFWRMAVMWTISLILSYLQVFAQRHYLRKSKFYERSSPFLSTASSNPAIASIKKPICIITGASSGLGAAVSYALAKEAGRSLHSLSKIVSEIQEHIDDASVKAFQVDLSSYKSILSFKHALQQWLLDSDLHCSVQLLINNAGILATSYRITAEQCDQMMSTNYIGPFCLTKLLLPLLEQSPGPSRVVNVTSFTHRNVSSMEVAGETISGQYFSKLSLYPFAQVYEYSKLCVLLFTYELHRQVCLVEKSHSISVIAADPGAVKTNIMREIPSCLSWFAFYILKLLGLLQSPEVGIDSVLDAVHAPPETSGVYFFGGNGRTLRSSRLSYNSKLAKDLWDDSSQIFLERQLVYQDTT encoded by the exons ATGGTGGTAAATAAGTTAAAAGAGGCTTTAATCTTTCTATGCAAAGGACAATTCTGGAGAATGGCTGTTATGTGGACTATCTCTCTCATCCTATCATACCTGCAGGTGTTTGCCCAAAGGCATTACTTGCGGAAATCCAAATTCTATGAGCGTTCTTCACCATTTTTGTCTACAGCATCATCTAATCCTGCTATTGCTTCTATCAAAAAGCCAATTTGCATAATTACAGGT GCCTCATCTGGTTTAGGTGCTGCTGTTTCCTATGCCCTTGCTAAAGAag CTGGAAGATCATTGCACTCATTGTCAAAG ATTGTGTCTGAAATCCAAGAACACATAGATGATGCTAGTGTAAAAGCTTTTCAGGTTGATTTGTCATCATACAAGTCAATCTTGAGCTTCAAACACGCCCTTCAACAGTGGCTATTGGACTCAGATTTGCATTGCTCTGTCCAGCTCCTAATAAATAATGCTGGAATCCTTGCCACATCGTACAGAATCACTGCAGAACAATGTGATCA GATGATGTCAACTAATTATATTGGTCCATTTTGTCTTACAAAACTGCTTTTGCCGCTGCTAGAACAGAGCCCTGGCCCTTCTCGTGTTGTTAATGTTACTTCATTCACTCATCGGAATG TGTCTAGCATGGAGGTCGCTGGAGAAACAATATCTGGGCAGTATTTTTCAAAATTAAGTTTGTATCCATTTGCTCAAGTGTATGAGTATTCCAAAT TATGCGTTCTGCTCTTCACATATGAGCTTCATCGGCAAGTTTGTCTGGTGGAGAAATCTCATAGTATCTCTGTCAT TGCTGCAGATCCTGGAGCAGTGAAAACCAACATTATGCGAGAAATTCCTTCATGCCTCTCATGGTTTGCGTTCTACATTTTGAAACTTTTGGGGCTTTTGCAGTCTCCTGAAGTAGGGATTGACTCTGTTCTAGATGCAGTACATGCGCCCCCA GAAACCTCGGGAGTATACTTCTTTGGAGGAAATGGTAGAACTCTAAGATCTTCTCGGCTTTCTTATAACTCCAAACTTGCAAAGGATCTCTGGGATGATTCATCTCAAATTTTCCTTGAACGACAGCTTGTTTATCAGGATACAACTTGA
- the LOC132629800 gene encoding uncharacterized protein LOC132629800 isoform X3 produces MVVFAQRHYLRKSKFYERSSPFLSTASSNPAIASIKKPICIITGASSGLGAAVSYALAKEGYYVVVAGRSLHSLSKIVSEIQEHIDDASVKAFQVDLSSYKSILSFKHALQQWLLDSDLHCSVQLLINNAGILATSYRITAEQCDQMMSTNYIGPFCLTKLLLPLLEQSPGPSRVVNVTSFTHRNVSSMEVAGETISGQYFSKLSLYPFAQVYEYSKLCVLLFTYELHRQVCLVEKSHSISVIAADPGAVKTNIMREIPSCLSWFAFYILKLLGLLQSPEVGIDSVLDAVHAPPETSGVYFFGGNGRTLRSSRLSYNSKLAKDLWDDSSQIFLERQLVYQDTT; encoded by the exons ATGGTG GTGTTTGCCCAAAGGCATTACTTGCGGAAATCCAAATTCTATGAGCGTTCTTCACCATTTTTGTCTACAGCATCATCTAATCCTGCTATTGCTTCTATCAAAAAGCCAATTTGCATAATTACAGGT GCCTCATCTGGTTTAGGTGCTGCTGTTTCCTATGCCCTTGCTAAAGAaggttattatgttgttgttg CTGGAAGATCATTGCACTCATTGTCAAAG ATTGTGTCTGAAATCCAAGAACACATAGATGATGCTAGTGTAAAAGCTTTTCAGGTTGATTTGTCATCATACAAGTCAATCTTGAGCTTCAAACACGCCCTTCAACAGTGGCTATTGGACTCAGATTTGCATTGCTCTGTCCAGCTCCTAATAAATAATGCTGGAATCCTTGCCACATCGTACAGAATCACTGCAGAACAATGTGATCA GATGATGTCAACTAATTATATTGGTCCATTTTGTCTTACAAAACTGCTTTTGCCGCTGCTAGAACAGAGCCCTGGCCCTTCTCGTGTTGTTAATGTTACTTCATTCACTCATCGGAATG TGTCTAGCATGGAGGTCGCTGGAGAAACAATATCTGGGCAGTATTTTTCAAAATTAAGTTTGTATCCATTTGCTCAAGTGTATGAGTATTCCAAAT TATGCGTTCTGCTCTTCACATATGAGCTTCATCGGCAAGTTTGTCTGGTGGAGAAATCTCATAGTATCTCTGTCAT TGCTGCAGATCCTGGAGCAGTGAAAACCAACATTATGCGAGAAATTCCTTCATGCCTCTCATGGTTTGCGTTCTACATTTTGAAACTTTTGGGGCTTTTGCAGTCTCCTGAAGTAGGGATTGACTCTGTTCTAGATGCAGTACATGCGCCCCCA GAAACCTCGGGAGTATACTTCTTTGGAGGAAATGGTAGAACTCTAAGATCTTCTCGGCTTTCTTATAACTCCAAACTTGCAAAGGATCTCTGGGATGATTCATCTCAAATTTTCCTTGAACGACAGCTTGTTTATCAGGATACAACTTGA
- the LOC132629800 gene encoding short-chain dehydrogenase TIC 32, chloroplastic isoform X4 produces MVVNKLKEALIFLCKGQFWRMAVMWTISLILSYLQVFAQRHYLRKSKFYERSSPFLSTASSNPAIASIKKPICIITGASSGLGAAVSYALAKEGYYVVVAGRSLHSLSKIVSEIQEHIDDASVKAFQVDLSSYKSILSFKHALQQWLLDSDLHCSVQLLINNAGILATSYRITAEQCDQMMSTNYIGPFCLTKLLLPLLEQSPGPSRVVNVTSFTHRNVSSMEVAGETISGQYFSKLSLYPFAQVYEYSKLCVLLFTYELHRQVCLVEKSHSISVISWSSENQHYARNSFMPLMVCVLHFETFGAFAVS; encoded by the exons ATGGTGGTAAATAAGTTAAAAGAGGCTTTAATCTTTCTATGCAAAGGACAATTCTGGAGAATGGCTGTTATGTGGACTATCTCTCTCATCCTATCATACCTGCAGGTGTTTGCCCAAAGGCATTACTTGCGGAAATCCAAATTCTATGAGCGTTCTTCACCATTTTTGTCTACAGCATCATCTAATCCTGCTATTGCTTCTATCAAAAAGCCAATTTGCATAATTACAGGT GCCTCATCTGGTTTAGGTGCTGCTGTTTCCTATGCCCTTGCTAAAGAaggttattatgttgttgttg CTGGAAGATCATTGCACTCATTGTCAAAG ATTGTGTCTGAAATCCAAGAACACATAGATGATGCTAGTGTAAAAGCTTTTCAGGTTGATTTGTCATCATACAAGTCAATCTTGAGCTTCAAACACGCCCTTCAACAGTGGCTATTGGACTCAGATTTGCATTGCTCTGTCCAGCTCCTAATAAATAATGCTGGAATCCTTGCCACATCGTACAGAATCACTGCAGAACAATGTGATCA GATGATGTCAACTAATTATATTGGTCCATTTTGTCTTACAAAACTGCTTTTGCCGCTGCTAGAACAGAGCCCTGGCCCTTCTCGTGTTGTTAATGTTACTTCATTCACTCATCGGAATG TGTCTAGCATGGAGGTCGCTGGAGAAACAATATCTGGGCAGTATTTTTCAAAATTAAGTTTGTATCCATTTGCTCAAGTGTATGAGTATTCCAAAT TATGCGTTCTGCTCTTCACATATGAGCTTCATCGGCAAGTTTGTCTGGTGGAGAAATCTCATAGTATCTCTGTCAT ATCCTGGAGCAGTGAAAACCAACATTATGCGAGAAATTCCTTCATGCCTCTCATGGTTTGCGTTCTACATTTTGAAACTTTTGGGGCTTTTGCAGTCTCCTGA